In Desulfovibrio oxyclinae DSM 11498, a single genomic region encodes these proteins:
- a CDS encoding amino acid ABC transporter permease (The N-terminal region of this protein, as described by TIGR01726, is a three transmembrane segment that identifies a subfamily of ABC transporter permease subunits, which specificities that include histidine, arginine, glutamine, glutamate, L-cystine (sic), the opines (in Agrobacterium) octopine and nopaline, etc.), whose product MNSRIAQILGSAALAALLVLSLGTAAPAADADALMRKANDIMVTGDLDGAVEVYLQIPAPGPEGDQGQFVSSRMQAARLKYAAKDYDAALRIIDELLEVYPDNIEARQFRSSVEEAMMPAWRQFLKDTAKFVPHLLKGSLMTLLLVVCTMIVSPIGGLLIALGRIGTVKSVSRLCWFIIWLFRGTPLLLQLFFIYYGLPALGITLKPVTAALLGLGLNYSAYLAEIIRSGILSIDHGQMEAAEAMGMTYWQAMRRVIIPQTYRVILPPVGNEFIALIKDTALVSTIAMVELMRTADQLFNASFNITVLGLAAGIYLLFTTVFTLGFERLEAKVGAYEKR is encoded by the coding sequence GTGAACTCACGCATCGCACAAATACTGGGGAGCGCCGCGCTGGCGGCGCTCCTCGTTCTTTCCCTCGGCACCGCCGCCCCGGCAGCGGATGCCGACGCGCTCATGCGCAAGGCCAACGACATCATGGTCACCGGCGATCTCGACGGCGCCGTTGAGGTTTACCTTCAGATTCCCGCGCCCGGCCCGGAGGGGGATCAGGGCCAGTTCGTATCCAGCCGGATGCAGGCCGCCCGCCTGAAGTACGCCGCCAAGGACTATGACGCCGCCCTGCGCATCATAGACGAACTGCTGGAAGTCTACCCGGACAACATTGAGGCACGGCAGTTCCGCAGTTCCGTCGAGGAAGCCATGATGCCCGCATGGCGGCAGTTCCTGAAGGACACCGCCAAATTTGTCCCGCACCTGCTCAAGGGCAGCCTCATGACCCTGCTACTGGTGGTCTGCACGATGATCGTCTCGCCCATCGGCGGGCTGCTCATTGCGCTGGGCCGTATCGGCACGGTCAAGTCCGTCAGCCGCCTGTGCTGGTTCATCATCTGGCTCTTCCGGGGCACTCCGCTGCTGCTGCAGCTCTTTTTCATCTATTACGGCCTGCCTGCGCTGGGCATCACCCTCAAGCCGGTGACTGCCGCCCTGCTCGGGCTCGGGCTGAACTATTCGGCGTACCTTGCGGAGATCATCCGCAGCGGCATCCTGTCCATCGACCATGGTCAGATGGAAGCCGCGGAAGCCATGGGCATGACCTACTGGCAGGCCATGCGACGGGTCATCATCCCGCAGACCTACCGGGTCATCCTGCCGCCGGTGGGCAACGAGTTCATCGCGCTCATCAAGGACACCGCACTGGTCTCCACCATCGCCATGGTCGAGCTGATGCGCACTGCGGACCAGCTCTTCAACGCCTCGTTCAACATTACGGTTCTCGGCCTCGCCGCCGGAATCTACCTTCTTTTCACCACCGTCTTCACCCTCGGCTTCGAGCGCCTCGAAGCCAAGGTCGGCGCTTACGAGAAACGCTGA
- the trhA gene encoding PAQR family membrane homeostasis protein TrhA: MTNILRDPLSGLTHCIGAALAVWGTVLLILRSVSPVQPWHIVTFSVFGGGMILLYITSTLYHWLPLKDKALAMMRRIDHCMIFIYIAATYTPICLIPLRGPWGWSIFGAVWGLAVLGIAVKLFWMHAPRWVSTGFYLGMGWMVIFGVYPLVQNLQLGALLWLLAGGLAYSTGAVIYALKRPDPFPKVFGFHELFHVFVMAGSACHYVVMYRYIS; this comes from the coding sequence ATGACCAACATCCTCAGAGACCCACTCAGCGGACTCACGCACTGCATCGGTGCGGCTCTGGCCGTTTGGGGAACGGTTCTGCTCATCCTGCGCTCCGTTTCCCCTGTCCAGCCGTGGCACATCGTGACCTTCTCCGTCTTTGGCGGCGGTATGATCCTGTTGTACATCACCAGCACGCTTTATCACTGGCTCCCGCTCAAGGATAAGGCCCTCGCGATGATGCGGCGGATCGACCACTGCATGATTTTCATCTACATCGCAGCAACCTACACGCCCATCTGCCTCATCCCCTTGCGCGGCCCGTGGGGTTGGAGCATCTTCGGCGCAGTGTGGGGGCTTGCCGTACTCGGCATAGCGGTAAAGCTCTTCTGGATGCACGCCCCGCGCTGGGTCTCCACCGGGTTCTACCTCGGTATGGGTTGGATGGTCATCTTTGGCGTTTATCCGCTGGTGCAGAACCTCCAACTCGGCGCCCTGCTCTGGCTGCTGGCCGGGGGGCTTGCCTACAGCACCGGCGCGGTCATCTACGCCCTCAAGCGACCCGACCCGTTCCCCAAGGTTTTCGGATTCCACGAACTGTTCCACGTCTTCGTCATGGCTGGCAGCGCCTGCCATTACGTGGTGATGTACCGCTACATCAGCTGA
- a CDS encoding TVP38/TMEM64 family protein codes for MKSPDRAERSGIRSAVKGVIMLCIFGAGVWMARSSGLEGLLRDTAWFDSHVLGSGPMSGLIFMGITACLTALGLPRQLFGFLGGFAFGAIGGTLLTTVGCGLGCATASLYGRFSGRDFVARKFGSRLGRLDAFLSGQPFLMALAIRLFPLGSNLLTNLAAGVSSIPLLPFVLGSSLGYIPQNFVFALFGAGMNAESTQGVVIAVSVSVVLLMISGWLGVIMYRRYRAESLLEE; via the coding sequence ATGAAAAGTCCAGACCGCGCGGAGAGAAGCGGCATCCGATCTGCCGTCAAGGGCGTGATCATGCTCTGCATCTTCGGTGCGGGGGTATGGATGGCGAGGAGCTCCGGGCTGGAAGGCCTGTTGCGGGACACCGCGTGGTTCGATTCCCACGTGTTGGGCTCCGGCCCCATGTCCGGCCTCATATTCATGGGCATAACCGCCTGCCTTACGGCGCTCGGCCTTCCCAGACAGCTTTTCGGATTTCTCGGCGGTTTCGCGTTCGGTGCCATAGGCGGAACGCTGCTGACCACCGTCGGCTGCGGCCTCGGCTGTGCCACGGCATCCCTCTACGGTCGTTTTTCTGGGCGCGATTTCGTCGCCCGCAAGTTCGGTTCCCGTCTGGGCAGGCTCGATGCGTTCCTGAGCGGTCAGCCGTTCCTGATGGCGTTGGCCATCCGGCTTTTTCCGCTCGGCAGCAATCTGCTGACCAACCTCGCGGCCGGCGTGAGCAGCATCCCGCTGCTGCCGTTCGTGCTGGGATCGTCCCTCGGCTACATCCCGCAGAATTTCGTGTTCGCCCTTTTCGGCGCGGGCATGAACGCGGAATCCACACAGGGCGTGGTGATAGCGGTGAGTGTGAGCGTCGTGCTGCTCATGATTTCCGGCTGGCTCGGCGTGATCATGTATCGCCGCTACCGGGCCGAATCATTGCTTGAGGAATAG
- a CDS encoding amino acid ABC transporter ATP-binding protein yields MQPLLELNDIVKAFGSHRAVDNVSLSLNPGEKTVIIGPSGSGKSTLLRTVNFLETIDSGTIRFEGEEVGYREHKGEKVLDRARNICRLRTQIGMVFQHFNLFPHMTVLENAMEGQVTVLGNSKSEAREIAMDMLGKVGMAGFADRHPASLSGGQKQRAAIARALSMKPKLMLFDEPTSALDPELVGEVFDAIKQLAREGMTMIIVTHNMGFAREIADNVVFMEDGGFLAQGPPDQFFREECKDPRVQSFIDKIF; encoded by the coding sequence ATGCAACCGCTGCTCGAACTCAACGATATCGTCAAGGCCTTCGGCTCGCACCGGGCCGTGGACAACGTCAGCCTTTCGCTGAATCCCGGCGAGAAGACCGTCATCATCGGCCCTTCCGGTTCGGGAAAATCCACCCTGCTGCGCACGGTCAACTTTCTGGAAACCATCGACTCCGGAACCATCCGCTTCGAGGGAGAAGAGGTCGGCTACCGCGAGCACAAGGGCGAAAAAGTCCTCGACCGTGCCCGGAACATCTGCCGCCTGCGCACCCAGATCGGCATGGTCTTCCAGCATTTCAATCTGTTTCCGCACATGACCGTGCTTGAAAACGCCATGGAAGGACAGGTCACCGTGCTGGGCAACAGCAAGTCCGAGGCACGCGAGATTGCCATGGACATGCTCGGCAAGGTAGGCATGGCCGGATTTGCGGACAGACACCCGGCCTCCCTTTCCGGCGGACAGAAGCAACGGGCCGCAATCGCCCGCGCCCTTTCCATGAAGCCCAAGCTCATGCTCTTCGACGAACCGACCTCCGCGCTGGACCCGGAACTTGTGGGAGAAGTCTTCGACGCCATCAAACAGCTGGCACGAGAGGGCATGACCATGATCATCGTGACGCACAACATGGGTTTTGCCCGCGAGATAGCCGACAATGTGGTCTTCATGGAGGACGGCGGATTTCTGGCCCAGGGACCTCCGGATCAATTTTTCCGCGAAGAATGCAAGGATCCGCGCGTGCAAAGCTTCATCGACAAGATTTTTTGA
- the priA gene encoding replication restart helicase PriA translates to MSGMWRVAIVSPPYQTLTYLAPERPGDVETGMRVIVPLGRMRRVGVVIGPQDEAPEGVKLRRIMWPLEICAMFTHDHLEMCASLGVRQMEPVGRILEASLPRGLRTADVVFRLDCGPGESFPASMRPGDLSGCSPSNKDRLAQMWREGRMRVRLDPKREAEERFARLAADPPWSVRPNAKRQLSVLEYLHDNGATSISWLKHSLGDGAPQAVRALAKSGLVSIGDDEPPEEAPLCAEPPKLHDPTPQQAEALERLIPALDTGGSHLLHGVTGSGKTLVYVNLIRSCLEKGRSALILAPEVAIACQLHRAVSDALPGVTVLYHHGYLSPSVRENIFRQAASAPGPVCVVGTRSSLFVPLRSLGLVVVDEEHDESYKQEERLAYNAKEVAHFLTSRSGALLVLGSATPDVKTFHAGDQGRIPVHSMADRAGAGELPAVQLVNIAGIKDPSVHFAPEVVEAMRETVEKGEQVIVMLNRRGYAPVMYCTDCAEAIRCPECEVGMTYHKGRERVLCHYCGLSLDYPLLCRNCGGANFIPMGEGTERLEEALEKALPEETGILRMDRDTVRRQDAMERILGQFRDGEAQVLVGTQMLSKGHDFPSVTLVVVVDGDLGLNLPDYRCTERTFQLLVQVSGRAGRGEKPGRVLIQTRNPEHPVWNEVVSADYHSFFEREIKRRKMFSYPPFANLGLIRMSYPDGWDQGPGALTAVSALIRERSVELGITALGPAPAPMGKLRGRKRFNCLLKGGTWQAMRELFAMVRSAARPHAEMRVSLDLDPVNML, encoded by the coding sequence ATGTCCGGCATGTGGCGGGTGGCAATCGTTTCGCCGCCGTATCAGACCCTTACCTATCTTGCGCCTGAACGACCCGGCGACGTCGAGACCGGGATGCGTGTCATCGTTCCCCTCGGAAGGATGCGCCGTGTCGGCGTGGTCATCGGACCTCAGGACGAAGCTCCCGAAGGCGTGAAGTTGCGCCGTATCATGTGGCCGTTGGAAATCTGTGCCATGTTTACCCATGACCATCTGGAAATGTGCGCCAGTCTTGGTGTGCGGCAGATGGAGCCGGTGGGGCGGATACTTGAAGCCTCGCTGCCTCGCGGACTTCGTACGGCTGATGTTGTTTTTCGGCTCGATTGCGGGCCGGGCGAGTCTTTTCCCGCTTCCATGCGTCCCGGCGATCTCTCCGGTTGCTCACCTTCGAATAAGGATCGCCTTGCGCAAATGTGGCGGGAAGGGCGTATGAGGGTTCGTCTCGATCCCAAACGCGAGGCCGAAGAGCGGTTCGCAAGACTTGCCGCCGACCCGCCATGGTCGGTGCGTCCCAACGCCAAGCGGCAGCTTTCGGTGCTGGAGTACCTGCACGATAATGGCGCCACAAGTATATCATGGCTCAAGCACTCGCTTGGCGACGGTGCGCCGCAGGCAGTTCGGGCGCTGGCCAAGTCCGGGCTGGTGAGCATCGGTGATGATGAACCGCCCGAGGAAGCTCCACTGTGCGCGGAACCGCCGAAATTGCATGACCCCACTCCACAGCAGGCCGAAGCCCTTGAACGCTTGATTCCCGCGCTTGATACCGGGGGGAGTCATTTGCTGCACGGCGTGACCGGCAGCGGCAAGACGCTTGTATACGTGAATCTCATCCGCAGTTGTCTGGAGAAGGGGCGCTCCGCGCTGATACTGGCTCCGGAAGTGGCTATCGCCTGTCAGCTGCATCGGGCGGTGAGCGACGCGCTGCCTGGTGTGACCGTACTGTACCATCACGGCTACCTCAGTCCGTCGGTGCGTGAGAATATCTTTCGGCAGGCGGCCAGCGCACCCGGACCCGTCTGCGTGGTCGGCACCCGTTCATCCCTTTTTGTGCCGCTGCGGAGCCTCGGTCTCGTGGTGGTGGACGAGGAGCACGACGAATCCTATAAGCAGGAAGAGCGGCTGGCCTATAATGCCAAGGAAGTGGCCCATTTTCTCACAAGCCGTTCAGGCGCGCTTCTGGTGCTTGGCTCGGCAACCCCGGATGTGAAGACCTTTCACGCGGGTGATCAGGGGCGTATCCCGGTCCATTCCATGGCCGACAGGGCCGGAGCCGGAGAGCTGCCCGCTGTGCAGCTGGTGAACATTGCGGGTATCAAGGATCCGTCGGTTCACTTCGCGCCCGAAGTGGTGGAAGCCATGCGCGAGACGGTGGAGAAGGGCGAGCAGGTCATCGTGATGCTCAACCGCCGCGGATACGCACCGGTCATGTATTGCACTGATTGCGCCGAAGCCATCCGCTGTCCCGAGTGCGAGGTGGGCATGACCTACCACAAGGGCAGGGAACGGGTGCTTTGCCATTATTGCGGTCTTTCGCTGGACTATCCCCTATTGTGCCGTAACTGCGGCGGCGCGAATTTCATTCCCATGGGCGAAGGCACGGAACGTCTTGAAGAAGCGCTGGAAAAGGCGCTGCCCGAAGAAACGGGCATCCTGCGCATGGACCGCGACACGGTCCGTCGGCAAGACGCCATGGAGCGGATCCTCGGCCAGTTTCGTGATGGCGAAGCGCAGGTGCTGGTCGGCACCCAGATGCTTTCCAAGGGCCACGATTTTCCAAGCGTCACGCTGGTTGTCGTCGTTGACGGCGATCTGGGGCTGAACCTGCCCGACTATCGCTGCACGGAACGCACGTTCCAGTTGCTGGTGCAGGTGTCCGGACGCGCCGGACGCGGTGAAAAGCCCGGCAGGGTCCTTATTCAGACACGAAACCCCGAGCACCCCGTTTGGAACGAGGTCGTCTCGGCGGACTATCACTCGTTTTTTGAGCGCGAGATCAAGCGGCGAAAGATGTTCAGCTATCCGCCGTTTGCCAACCTTGGGCTGATTCGCATGAGTTACCCTGACGGCTGGGATCAAGGCCCCGGGGCGCTGACCGCCGTGAGCGCGCTTATACGTGAGCGATCGGTGGAGCTTGGCATCACCGCCTTGGGCCCGGCTCCGGCACCCATGGGAAAGCTGCGTGGCAGGAAGCGGTTCAATTGCCTTCTCAAGGGCGGAACGTGGCAGGCCATGCGCGAGCTTTTCGCCATGGTCCGCAGCGCGGCCCGACCACACGCCGAGATGCGGGTGTCGCTGGATCTGGACCCGGTCAACATGCTCTGA
- a CDS encoding SH3 domain-containing protein gives MAKKTFVLPVLVSLILCLFAAEAQAFGEIRYPDRPLNLRQKRDADSGWVGLLRAGQKVRIAWVKDGWAAIFEPWMTDGDTARVAGYANTKYLKKRRGKVEEKPWGEWRRTKTKLNYRSGPERGAKRLGVLDSGVVLRTDFPEDGWVAVFEPKATIRSRMNSFGWVKEDYLATASRPSTKATSSQIATKSTSKADQKPVAVSRPDTSEPSSADWGRILRAPMELNLRRERAGGSKYATTIPKGQAVKVDFLKEGWYAVFSPSAKVRKESRALGYVLRRLIEPEAAGAQPTITSKADSGRKTIVIPRKPTAKVHKAAPKVDKRAHGFRYGVMERAQSTMLGVPVEIVKVYLEVDRLPKAQSMRDFANTLWKEFRTSGRELRLEIYLPEMNLDGLSFISARYTYQKEVEFWARKATLYGTRFLD, from the coding sequence GTGGCAAAAAAGACTTTCGTACTTCCGGTTCTTGTGTCCTTGATTCTTTGTCTTTTTGCCGCCGAAGCACAGGCCTTCGGCGAAATCCGGTATCCTGACCGCCCTCTGAACCTGAGGCAGAAGCGTGACGCCGACTCCGGCTGGGTCGGCTTGCTTCGCGCCGGGCAGAAAGTCCGCATCGCATGGGTCAAGGACGGCTGGGCAGCCATTTTTGAGCCGTGGATGACGGACGGCGACACCGCTCGCGTGGCCGGATACGCCAACACGAAATATCTTAAGAAACGACGCGGCAAGGTGGAAGAAAAACCATGGGGTGAGTGGAGGCGGACCAAGACGAAGCTGAACTACCGTTCCGGTCCCGAGCGTGGCGCCAAACGGCTCGGCGTACTGGACAGTGGAGTGGTTCTGCGGACGGACTTTCCCGAAGACGGCTGGGTTGCGGTCTTTGAACCCAAAGCCACAATCCGCAGTCGGATGAACTCCTTCGGCTGGGTCAAGGAAGACTACCTTGCAACGGCTTCGCGTCCGAGTACGAAGGCAACATCCTCACAGATCGCCACCAAATCCACCTCCAAGGCGGACCAGAAGCCGGTTGCCGTTTCCCGTCCGGATACGTCCGAACCGTCTTCGGCCGATTGGGGACGCATCCTTCGGGCGCCCATGGAACTGAATCTGCGCAGAGAACGCGCCGGCGGTTCCAAGTATGCCACGACCATCCCCAAAGGGCAGGCCGTCAAAGTCGATTTTCTGAAAGAGGGCTGGTACGCGGTGTTTTCCCCGTCTGCCAAAGTCCGCAAGGAATCCAGAGCGTTGGGATATGTCCTGCGCCGCCTGATTGAACCGGAGGCCGCCGGTGCGCAGCCGACCATAACGAGCAAGGCCGACAGTGGCCGCAAGACCATCGTCATTCCGCGCAAGCCCACGGCCAAGGTGCACAAGGCCGCTCCCAAGGTGGACAAGCGCGCGCACGGATTCCGCTACGGTGTCATGGAGCGAGCCCAGTCAACCATGCTGGGCGTTCCTGTTGAGATCGTGAAAGTCTATCTTGAAGTGGATCGACTGCCCAAAGCGCAGTCCATGAGGGATTTTGCCAACACGCTTTGGAAGGAGTTCCGCACGAGCGGGCGTGAGCTTCGGCTGGAAATATACCTGCCGGAGATGAATCTGGACGGGCTGTCCTTCATTTCGGCGCGCTACACCTACCAGAAGGAAGTGGAGTTCTGGGCCCGGAAAGCAACGCTCTACGGGACCCGTTTCCTCGACTGA
- a CDS encoding OmpH family outer membrane protein: MSRIISCAAALLIVLLLAAPAMARVGFVNPQVIVSESEIGKLAQDDLARLGRLKDTRIRESAEQINALKAQIDQGLLSEKERDMREDQLKRLLREHEKLVTDSNLELREQERRLIEFIMKRADKILRSLAESRGFTMILTDPEAIGYINLSVDLTDEVLKELDKGD, from the coding sequence ATGTCCAGAATCATATCATGCGCAGCGGCCTTACTGATCGTGCTGCTTCTTGCCGCTCCGGCCATGGCGCGGGTAGGCTTTGTCAATCCGCAGGTCATCGTCAGTGAATCCGAAATCGGCAAGCTGGCACAGGACGATTTGGCCCGTCTCGGCAGGCTCAAGGATACCCGCATCCGCGAAAGCGCCGAGCAGATCAACGCACTCAAGGCCCAGATCGATCAAGGGTTGCTCTCGGAGAAAGAGCGCGACATGCGAGAAGACCAGCTTAAGCGGCTGCTTCGCGAGCATGAGAAGCTGGTGACCGACAGCAATCTCGAACTGCGAGAGCAGGAGCGAAGGCTCATCGAGTTCATCATGAAGCGCGCGGACAAGATTCTGCGTTCGCTGGCCGAAAGCAGAGGGTTCACCATGATACTCACGGACCCGGAAGCCATCGGCTACATCAATCTTTCCGTGGATCTTACCGACGAAGTGCTCAAGGAACTGGACAAGGGGGATTAG
- a CDS encoding Vat family streptogramin A O-acetyltransferase encodes MNGPAPNSKYPVKRFPQITFIKNFNTNPNIEIGEYTYYDDPDDPENFFRNILYHFDFIGDRLEIGKFCAIARGTHFIMNGANHAMDGFSSYPFFIFGAGWEHTAPEKLPYKGDTIIGSDVWIGHDATIMPGVKIGHGAVVAAKAVVTRDVEPYSVVAGNPAKEIRRRFAPEVVEELLQIRWWEWDIEKITRNLEAITGADPQALRSAE; translated from the coding sequence ATGAATGGACCAGCCCCCAACTCCAAGTACCCGGTAAAGCGCTTTCCTCAGATAACGTTCATAAAAAACTTCAACACGAATCCGAACATCGAGATCGGGGAATATACCTACTACGATGATCCTGATGACCCGGAAAACTTCTTCCGAAATATCCTCTACCACTTCGACTTCATCGGAGACCGGCTTGAGATCGGAAAGTTCTGCGCCATCGCAAGGGGGACCCATTTCATTATGAACGGTGCCAATCATGCCATGGACGGCTTCTCATCATATCCGTTCTTCATTTTTGGCGCAGGCTGGGAACACACCGCTCCGGAAAAACTGCCCTACAAGGGCGACACCATCATCGGAAGCGATGTCTGGATCGGGCACGACGCCACCATCATGCCGGGCGTGAAAATCGGCCACGGAGCCGTCGTGGCGGCCAAGGCTGTGGTGACCAGGGATGTGGAGCCATACAGCGTGGTTGCGGGCAACCCGGCCAAGGAGATTCGCAGACGCTTCGCGCCGGAAGTCGTTGAAGAGTTGCTGCAAATTCGCTGGTGGGAATGGGACATCGAAAAAATCACCAGAAATCTCGAAGCAATAACGGGTGCCGACCCGCAGGCGCTCCGATCTGCCGAATGA
- a CDS encoding glycosyltransferase family 2 protein, whose product MQNNDSFTVVLPVFNEQDNLDALFREIRNAAESTGKKWQALFVDDCSSDGSLDVIKRIADDNPETARYVTFAENRGQSAAFCAGFDTAETPVVITMDADGQNDPADIPAMLDEFCRGYDMVVGWRANRKDTLSKRIASKLANKVRDAFTADGVRDTGCSLKVMRREILLKLPRFRNMHRFLPALMRLQGARISEVKVNHRPRITGVSKYSNWERGVQGIYDLIGVRWLMSRNLEYSIRERR is encoded by the coding sequence ATGCAAAACAACGATTCATTCACCGTGGTCCTGCCGGTTTTCAATGAGCAGGACAACCTCGATGCGCTTTTCCGTGAAATTCGAAACGCGGCGGAAAGCACCGGGAAGAAGTGGCAGGCCCTTTTTGTGGACGACTGCAGTTCCGACGGCAGCCTCGACGTCATAAAGAGAATAGCCGACGATAATCCCGAAACCGCACGGTACGTGACCTTCGCCGAGAACCGCGGCCAGTCTGCGGCCTTCTGTGCCGGGTTCGACACGGCCGAGACGCCCGTGGTCATCACCATGGACGCGGACGGACAGAACGATCCGGCGGACATTCCGGCCATGCTGGACGAGTTCTGCCGTGGGTATGACATGGTGGTGGGCTGGCGGGCCAACCGCAAGGATACGCTCTCCAAGCGCATCGCCTCCAAGCTCGCCAACAAGGTCCGCGACGCGTTCACGGCAGACGGCGTGCGCGACACGGGCTGTTCCCTCAAGGTCATGCGGCGGGAGATTCTGCTCAAGCTGCCGCGCTTCCGGAACATGCACCGCTTTCTTCCTGCGCTCATGCGGTTGCAGGGTGCGCGCATCTCCGAGGTCAAGGTCAACCATCGTCCCCGAATCACCGGCGTTTCCAAGTACAGCAACTGGGAGCGGGGCGTTCAGGGTATTTACGATCTGATCGGCGTGCGCTGGCTCATGAGTCGCAACCTCGAATACTCCATACGGGAACGCAGGTAA
- a CDS encoding amino acid ABC transporter substrate-binding protein, with amino-acid sequence MKRLITAVLVMVMCLSAASAFAADNSWQRVKDAGKLVIGLDDAFPPMGFRNDDGEIVGFDVDAAEEVGKRLGIDIVWQPTEWKGVINSLYAKKFDCIWNGMTITPERQKKVAFTKPYIMDGQIAAVRMDEADIKKHEDLGGKIVGVQAGSPALEAAKKLPKAASEIREYDTNPKAFLDLEADRLDAVVVDNVTGRYYMASRPGKFRALPGYITKEAFGVAFRMEDNALRAKIQETIDAMIADGTMGEISRKWFGEDVTNPEDW; translated from the coding sequence ATGAAACGTCTTATCACTGCTGTTCTGGTCATGGTCATGTGCCTGAGCGCCGCCTCCGCGTTTGCCGCGGACAACTCCTGGCAGCGCGTCAAGGACGCCGGAAAACTCGTCATCGGTCTCGACGACGCGTTCCCGCCCATGGGTTTCCGTAACGATGACGGCGAAATCGTCGGGTTTGACGTGGACGCAGCCGAAGAAGTCGGCAAGCGCCTCGGCATCGACATCGTCTGGCAGCCCACCGAATGGAAGGGTGTGATCAACTCCCTCTACGCCAAGAAATTCGACTGCATCTGGAACGGCATGACCATCACGCCGGAACGCCAGAAAAAGGTCGCCTTCACCAAGCCCTACATCATGGACGGCCAGATCGCCGCGGTCCGTATGGATGAGGCCGACATCAAGAAGCACGAAGACCTCGGCGGAAAGATCGTGGGCGTGCAGGCCGGCTCCCCGGCTCTGGAAGCCGCGAAGAAGCTGCCCAAGGCTGCCTCTGAAATCCGCGAGTACGACACCAACCCCAAGGCTTTCCTTGACCTCGAAGCCGATCGCCTCGACGCCGTGGTGGTGGATAACGTAACCGGCCGCTACTATATGGCTTCCCGCCCCGGTAAGTTCCGCGCGCTGCCCGGATACATCACCAAGGAAGCCTTCGGCGTGGCGTTCCGCATGGAAGACAACGCCCTGCGCGCCAAGATTCAGGAAACCATCGACGCCATGATCGCCGACGGAACCATGGGTGAAATCTCCCGCAAGTGGTTTGGCGAAGACGTCACCAACCCGGAAGACTGGTAA
- a CDS encoding phosphatase PAP2 family protein — protein sequence MFFQTPQFDLTLQRLINVQWRNEFLDVLMPIVSDMKTLVIILIPIIAVLVYRRGPRQLMLFLVLVAGLGMADFTTNFVKDGVGRVRPLNAIAGTHFVEDGKWQQRGPKFVQTKEHGSSYPSAHAANTMCLAILAGLLWPATRRWIFVVPLVVGYSRVYLGKHYPLDVLMGWLFGVAIALTVWLIWSRLVNPALERRSRG from the coding sequence ATGTTCTTCCAAACCCCGCAATTCGACCTGACCCTGCAAAGACTCATCAACGTCCAGTGGCGAAATGAGTTCCTCGATGTGCTCATGCCGATCGTTTCCGACATGAAGACCCTCGTCATCATCCTGATTCCGATCATCGCTGTGCTCGTATATCGACGCGGACCGAGGCAGCTGATGCTTTTCCTCGTGCTCGTGGCGGGATTGGGAATGGCCGACTTCACCACCAACTTCGTGAAGGACGGTGTGGGACGCGTGCGGCCGCTCAACGCCATCGCAGGAACCCATTTCGTGGAAGACGGGAAGTGGCAGCAGCGCGGCCCGAAGTTCGTGCAAACCAAGGAGCACGGCTCATCCTACCCTTCCGCGCATGCGGCCAACACCATGTGTCTGGCAATTCTGGCAGGCCTGCTCTGGCCCGCCACGCGCAGGTGGATTTTCGTGGTGCCCCTCGTCGTGGGCTACTCAAGGGTGTATTTGGGCAAGCACTATCCGCTGGATGTGCTCATGGGCTGGCTCTTCGGTGTCGCGATCGCCCTGACCGTGTGGCTGATCTGGAGCCGACTCGTGAATCCTGCGCTTGAACGCCGCTCACGAGGCTGA